The Bacteroidota bacterium DNA window ATTGATTTATTTGTACATGCCGTAGCATTTGTTACCACACAAGTAGGTCGTTTGTTAAGACTAATACAAACCGGTCATGTAGGATTTTATATGTTTGCTATGGTAGTAAGCATGATTATTTTATTAGCTGTTCAAATTTATAGTGTAGTTAAATTTTAAATTTATAATTAATGTTAACCCTTATATTATTACTTATACCACTCGTTGCCAGCTTTGTTACACTCTTTTTAAAAGGAGAGTCGGCAAAATGGTTTAGCTTAGTTGTTACTTGTATACAATTGGTATTTACTATTTACGTGTACCAAATATTTATTGGTATTGATATGAGTTCCGATGCACGTTCACTGGTAAACATAAACCAAGCCTGGATAAAAAGCCCGCAAATAAATTTCCAAATTGGTTTAGATGGTATCAGCATGCTGATGGTTTTTTTAACCAATCTGTTGTTACCATTGATAGTACTTGCCGGTTTTAACCGCACACAGGACAGAACCCATATATTTTATTCATTAGTATTGTTAATGCAATTTGCCTTGATTGGTGTTTTTGTGGCCTTTGATGGTATTTTGTATTACTTGTTCTGGGAGCTAGCCTTATTACCTATTTACTTCATTTCATTAAACTGGGGTGGTGCCAACAGAGGACAAATAACTTTAAAATTCTTTATTTACACCTTAGCAGGTAGCTTATTAATGTTGTTTGGATTTATTTACCTGTATTGGAATACACCTTCGCACACCTTTAACTGGTTAGATTTAACCCAAAACCCTATTTGTACCTGTAAACAAGGCATGGTATTCTGGTTATTTTTTGCAGCATACGCTATTAAAATTCCTATTATACCATTTCATACCTGGCAGCCAGATACCTACCAAACAGCACCTACACAAGGTACTATGTTACTTTCAGGTATTATGTTAAAAATGGGCCTTTACAGTTTAGTACGTTGGTTATTACCAGTTGTACCTAGTGGCGTAGAGGAATATACCTATTTAGCCATGGGCTTATGTATTGTAGGAATTGTATATGCCTCGGTTATTGCTATTATGCAAACCGACTTAAAGAAATTATTTGCTTACTCATCTATTGCGCACGTTGGCCTTATTGCAGCAGGTATATTTGCCGCTAACTTACAAGGTATAGAAGGCGGTATGGCACAAATGCTTGCTCACGGTATTAATGTAGTTGGCTTATTTTATTGTGCCGATATTATTATGAACCGTACTGGAAGCAATAACATCAATAACTTAGGTGGTATTCGCTTATTGGCACCTCGCTTTGCAACCTACTTTATGATTATAGTATTAGGTTCAGTAGCCTTGCCATTAACCAATGGTTTTATAGGCGAATTCTTATTACTATACGGTTTATTTGAATACAATAGCTGGGCCGCTTTAGTAGGTGGTTTAACCATTATTTTAGGTGCTGTATATATGTTACGCATGTACCAGAAAGTAATGCTTGGCAATACCAACGAAAATGTAAATACATTTGAAGATGTAAAATGGAATGAAGAAGTAGTATTAATTGCTATTGTTTTATTAATTTTTGCATTTGGCTTGTTTCCTAAACCAATGCTCGAGCTTGTAGAGCCGGCATCTAATCAAATAGTAAAATTAAGTACCATCAAATAATTTCAAACTTTTAATTATATCATTCATTAATGAATACATTAATATATACAGCATGTTTAGGATTATTTGGCTTAGTAGCCGAAATATTTAACCTGCGTAAGTATTTAATTCCAATTTTGGTAATAGGCTTAGCAGTCATATTCAGTCTTAACCTGCAAACCTGGAATCATCCGGCTACACATTTCAATGGCATGTTAAGCGATACTAATTTCTCTACCGCTTTCAGTGGTTTAGCTCTTTTTATTATGCTTATTATTTTAATTATGGCTGGCGAATTTTATAGCAGTAGCGATGATGAAAAACATATAAGTGATTACATGGCTATACTCCTGTTTACCCTATGTGGTGCTTTAATGATGTTTAGCTATTCAAACATGGCTATGTTATTCTTGGGTATTGAAACTTTATCTATTTCATTGTATGTAATGGCTGGTAGCCGCAGGTTCGAAGTAAAATCAAACGAAGCGGGTTTCAAATACTTTTTAATGGGTTCATTTGCCAGTGCCTTTTTACTGTTTGGTATAGCATTAATATTTGGTGTTACAGGTACTTTCTCTATTGATGGAATTGGTAGTTATATGCAACACCATGCAGATAAATTAGATCCTTTATTTATAGTTGGTATGTTACTAATGATATTTGCGATGTTGTTTAAAGTATCAGCAGCCCCTTTCCATTTTTGGTCGCCCGATGTATATGAAGGAGCCCCTACCCTTATTACTGCTTTAATGAGTACTTTGGTTAAAATAGCTGCATTTGCTGCATTTTATAAATTGCTATCAACTTGTTTTGTATTTGCTATGGGTAAAGCAGAAATTATATTAACTATTTCTTGTGCTGCTACTTTATTAATAGGAAACTTAGTAGCCCTGGTACAAGATAATTTTAAACGCCTTTTAGCTTATTCAGGTATCAGCCATGCCGGCTATATGTTATTAGCTATTATCAGCTTGCAAGGTAGTACAGATAGTGCACTATTTTTATATTCAGTAGGTTATGCAGTAGCCAGTTTAGCTGCTTTTGCTATAGCCATTACTGTTTTTAAAGCTACCGAAACTGAAAGTATTAGTGGTTTTAATGGTTTAGCCAAAAAGAATCCATTCTTAGCAGCTTGTTTAACCATGGCTATGTTAAGTTTAGCAGGCATACCACCATTTGCAGGTTTCTTTGGTAAGTATTTTATTTTTAGTGAAGCTATTCGCAATGGCTATCAGGATTTAGCTTTACTAGGTATAGTAAGTTCTATTATTGGTGTATTTTATTACATGAAAGTGATAGTAGCTATGTATAACAAACCCGCTAATGAGTTTACCATTACTGCAAGTTTTACCTACCAATTAGTAATAGCCCTTTGTTTGGTTTTAAGTATTGCCTTAGGCATTTATCCGGGTATATTTACCAAGCTATTATAATTAAGCCTTGCACATCCTATTTAAATAAAGGTTGGTGCTTTCACCAACCTTTATTTTTTTATAATATTGAATAATACAAATAGCCGTTACTCCATTTTATGACCGACACTAAAAAACCACAAGCTAATAACCCATTACATGGTATTACGTTAGAAGCTATACTAACCGATTTAGTAGCCTATGTAGGTTGGGAGAAAATGGCAGCTAAAATTCCGATAAAATGTTTTATGCATGAACCTAGCATTAAATCAAGCTTGGCTTTTTTAAGAAAA harbors:
- a CDS encoding NADH-quinone oxidoreductase subunit M gives rise to the protein MLTLILLLIPLVASFVTLFLKGESAKWFSLVVTCIQLVFTIYVYQIFIGIDMSSDARSLVNINQAWIKSPQINFQIGLDGISMLMVFLTNLLLPLIVLAGFNRTQDRTHIFYSLVLLMQFALIGVFVAFDGILYYLFWELALLPIYFISLNWGGANRGQITLKFFIYTLAGSLLMLFGFIYLYWNTPSHTFNWLDLTQNPICTCKQGMVFWLFFAAYAIKIPIIPFHTWQPDTYQTAPTQGTMLLSGIMLKMGLYSLVRWLLPVVPSGVEEYTYLAMGLCIVGIVYASVIAIMQTDLKKLFAYSSIAHVGLIAAGIFAANLQGIEGGMAQMLAHGINVVGLFYCADIIMNRTGSNNINNLGGIRLLAPRFATYFMIIVLGSVALPLTNGFIGEFLLLYGLFEYNSWAALVGGLTIILGAVYMLRMYQKVMLGNTNENVNTFEDVKWNEEVVLIAIVLLIFAFGLFPKPMLELVEPASNQIVKLSTIK
- a CDS encoding NADH-quinone oxidoreductase subunit N — its product is MNTLIYTACLGLFGLVAEIFNLRKYLIPILVIGLAVIFSLNLQTWNHPATHFNGMLSDTNFSTAFSGLALFIMLIILIMAGEFYSSSDDEKHISDYMAILLFTLCGALMMFSYSNMAMLFLGIETLSISLYVMAGSRRFEVKSNEAGFKYFLMGSFASAFLLFGIALIFGVTGTFSIDGIGSYMQHHADKLDPLFIVGMLLMIFAMLFKVSAAPFHFWSPDVYEGAPTLITALMSTLVKIAAFAAFYKLLSTCFVFAMGKAEIILTISCAATLLIGNLVALVQDNFKRLLAYSGISHAGYMLLAIISLQGSTDSALFLYSVGYAVASLAAFAIAITVFKATETESISGFNGLAKKNPFLAACLTMAMLSLAGIPPFAGFFGKYFIFSEAIRNGYQDLALLGIVSSIIGVFYYMKVIVAMYNKPANEFTITASFTYQLVIALCLVLSIALGIYPGIFTKLL
- a CDS encoding VF530 family protein; the protein is MTDTKKPQANNPLHGITLEAILTDLVAYVGWEKMAAKIPIKCFMHEPSIKSSLAFLRKTPWARTKVEVMYEYNLKRIQKGKAENTAI